GTCACGAAGGTGCTGATCTGGCTGAACAACAGCGACGCGGTGAAAATCGCCGAGGCCGCCATGTATTTGCCGATCACGATGTCAAAGTCGTCGGCCGGCAGCGTCAACAGCAGCTCGTCGGTGCCCTGGCGTTTCTCTTCCGCCCAGATGCTCATCGTGATCGCTGGGATGAAGACCAGCATGATCAGCGGGAACCAGTAATTGAGTTGGTCGAGCGTGGCCAGGTTCTGGTTAAAGAACTCGTAGGGCCAGAACGCGGCGACCGACGTCAAGAAGACGAAGATACACAGGAACACGTAACCGGTCGGGTTGCTGAAGTAGCCGACGAAGTTTCGTTTCATGACCGCAAACGCGGCCCGTTTGGTGCCGGCGAGGACCGCAACGATCGCGACCAAGATCAACAGAAAGATCAGGTCGTAGACCAGCAAGCTAAGCAGTGCAGTGGTGACGTTATTGAGCGCCATGGGATCTTTTGGTTGAGTAAGGAGGGAATGTTTGGATCAACCTTCGTGCCCCCGCAGGCGAAGTTCGCGGGGATTTGGCAGACTCTGAAATGCTTGGCAATTCAGACCTCGCCAGCGGCGCCAGCGGAGACACGAGTAGGTGCTTGAATTTTTCTAGGACGAAGTCGTTAGCGTGTGGAACGCATTGTCCAAGTCGCCGCTGCCGATTTCTCGCAGTTTTGTGACATCGCCGTCGTAGACCACTCGGCCTTCGTTGATCATCACGACACGGTCGGCCATCGCTTCGACTTCTTGCAGAATATGCGTGCTAAGCAAGATCGTTTTCGTCTCACTGAGCCGCTTCATCGTCGCCCGAACGCCACGAATCTGGTTGGGGTCCAAGCCAGCGGTCGGTTCGTCCAGAATCAGGACGTCCGGTTCGTGCAGCAGCGCTTGGCTCATGCCGACCCGTTGCTTGAAACCCTTCGACAACTTGCTGACGGCCTTGTACAAGACGCTGGACAAGTCACAGATGTCGACAACCTTTTCAATACGGTCTTTCTTCATTGCCTTGGACATGCCGCGAGCGTCGGCAAAGAACTCCAGCATCGTCAGCGGCGTCATTTCCGGGTAAAGCGGCCCGTTTTCGGGCAGATAACCCAAATGACGCGAACCTTCGATCCGGTCTTCCATCATGTTGTGGCCAGCGATCCGTGCGGTGCCTTCGCTGGCCGCAATGTAGCCGGTCAACATCTTCATGGTGGTGCTTTTTCCAGCACCGTTGGGCCCGAGAAACGCTACCAACTCGCCTTCGCCGACGCTGAACGTGACATCGCGAGCCGCAGCAAACGGACCATAAAACTTGCTCAATCCCACCGCTTCGATCATCGGGCGACGGGGCGTTTGGGTCTCGGTCATTCGTTTCCTGTTCGATCCATGGACGGGGTTACAGATGGAAATATAGCGGACGGTACGTGATCACGGAATGATCGGTTCGCCCAGCCCCAATGCCGCCGATTTCAGCGTCGCCGGTTTTCCCGACGAGCGAATCGGCGTTCATGGAGCCGGGGCTCTGCCAGACTTATGCTGCCCGCGACATTGTTGACAGTCCGTACGACGTGTCCGCCTCGAAGTCTCCGCCTCGGAGAGGCGGACCTACATGGCAGTGCGGATCAAACACCCAGGCCCTCCACAGGACCACCCCCAAACACCCCAACGGCGACAAGCCCATACTTAAACGTACGTTACGGTGCGTCAAACCACCACAACGCCGCCGCCAAGCACTAAACTGAGCCCCTAATACGGGAGCAGTGTTCAATTCATTTTCATTCTGGATTGCTGCGTACAGGTACTCGAAAGACTCGGGCTGACCGCTTTGGCTGGTTCGAAAACAAAGGTTCGCCATGGCATTGGGCAAATCCGTTTTACGTCAAGCTTCGACCAGTTCCAAACGACGCGTGCGCGACCAGAAACGGCGGCGGCTGTTCCTGGAAACGCTGGAAACACGGCGAGTTTTGGCGACGTTAACCGGCGCGGTGTGGGACGACGTCGACGGCGACGGCTTGCGAGATGTGGCCGATCACGGACTTGCCGGTGTGTCGGTTTACGTCGACTCCAACAACGACGGCGTTCGCGACGCCGGCGAACCAACGACTGTGACCGTGGCTGATGATCCGTCGACGACCTCGATTGACGAAGCCGGGACGTACTCTCTTAGCGGTTTGGCGACGGGCCAAGTCGACGTTCGAATCGACATCGCCGGCAATTTCCGAGCATCCTCGCCGCTGACGGCTGCCGATGGGACCTTGCCACTGGAATTGTTCGAGAATTTGCCGGTACCGACCGGTATCTCTGGATCATCGCCGATCGACATTGATGTGTCACCCAACGGAAACGTGGCGGTCGTAGGTTGGGGAACCAGCTCGCGAGTTTCTTCGTTTTATCGAAACCCAATTGACGGATCGCTGTCGCATATTGGCGAAATCTACAATCCGAATCTGAACGGAATCACGGACGTTACTTTCCATCCCAATGGAAAGTTTGTTTATGTGGCTGCGCGCGTCGCTGACGCAATTAACGTCATGTCCGTGGCCCCCAATGGCGCACTGTCGTGGGTCGATGCCGAGACGTTCAGCGACAATAGTGACTTGGATCAAGTGCGATCTTTGGTCGTGACCCCTGATGGTTCTCAATTGGTCGCCGTGGCGCCACAGGCCCAGTCGATGCTGGTGTACGACATCAATTCCGTCAACGGAACGTTGACACTTGCGCAAACCGTCAAACAGGGAGTTGACGGAGTCACGAACCTGCCGGGGCCGGCAAAAATTGCGATCTCACCGGACGGATCTTTGATCGCGGTTACCAACTACACGGGCAACAATGATCTGCAATTCTTCGACCGCGATGTGGCCACTGGAGCCCTCAGTCCGGGGCAAACCGCGATCGACTTTAACAACAGTTATTTCACGATCTACCAGGTTGCGTTCTCAGCAGACGGAAAGAACCTCTACATTGCCGACAGCTCCAATTTCATCCGGACACTCGATCGCGACCCAACGACGGGCGGTGTCACGTTGGCTGGATCGACGGACCTAGGCGCCCTGAGCCCCGAATTTTTAGTGACCAGTCCGGACGGGTCGAGCGTGTTCGTGACGGCGCCCGGAAGCGACGCGATGATTCATCTGAGTCGCGATTCGACCGACGGCTCGTTGACAATTCAGCAAACTTTCCTAAACACGACAGACGTTTCCTTGCTGGACGCGCCTCAGGGCATCACTGTCAGCCCGGATGGTCGCAATGTCTATGCTGTCGCAACGACGGGCAAGCGTTTGATCAACTTTTCGATTGACCAAGCGGGTCGATCAGCCAGCTCTCGATTGGTCGAGCTGGTAGCTGGTGAAACCGCCGCTGATGTGAACTTCTCGACAACGATTGATTCGCCTATGGTGACTTCGTTTGCTTCTATACTTTCGGGGCCGATTGATGCGACGACGGTGGATTTCCAGGTCCAATTCAGCGAACCCGTCACGGGCGTCGACGTCTCGGCTTTCCAGTTTCATCAGACGACCTTTACCAACGCTTCGATCGACGCGGTCACCGGTAGCGGAGCGAACTGGACAGTAACAGTCTCCACGCCGACAGGCCAAGGGTTTCTGCAGTTGGAACTGGTGGACAATAATCTGATTCGGGATGCCGATTCGGCAGCACTCGGCGGTGCCGGGACGGGGTCAGTCGTCGCGCGGTCGAACCGCATTTTGGTTGACTCGGTTCCGCCCAACGTTTTAGCCATTGCGCCGTTCAGCAACACGTCTGCGGGCGCGACGGAGATAGACTTCTATGTCTCTTTCGACGAGCCGGTGACGGGCTTGGATGTTGGCGATCTGAGCACCACGGATACCGGCGCTGTCGTTAGCACGGTGCTATCTGTCACACCAACGAGCGACCCGCAAGTGTTCGTCGCGACGATTGGAGTGACCGGCATCCCAGGCACCGTTGCTTTGAACCTTACCGATGACGATTCAATCGTCGACGCTGGGTTGAAAGCGTTGGGCGGTATCGGGACGTCAGGCCCAGGCAACGGTAGTTTTGTGTCGTCAGTAGTGGTCATCGATACGCCGGCGATTCGCGGGACCATTTGGAGCGACGCCAACCAAAACGGACGCCGTGACGTGGAGGAATCCGGCCTTGCCGACGCGATCATCTTTGCCGACTTGAACGACAACGGGTTGCGTGACGCCGCAGAGCCGATGGCGGTCTCGATCGCCGATAACCTTTCCACGACGGGCGTTGATGAATCGGGCCAGTACACGATTAGTGGCCTGGCCGCGACCACCACCTACTCGATTCTGATCGACAACGCGATCCACACGCAAACCAACCCGGTGGCGTTTTCGCAAGACGACGGTTTGTTGACGTATAAGGATGACTTCATCGCCAAGGCACAACCGGATATCAGCTTGCTGAGCGCTGAAACGGTAATCGCCAGCGATGACGGGCGACACCTGTACACAACGTCGCTTAACGGGCACACGCTGGGCGTTTTCGAACGTGATTTTTCCAACGACACGTTCACTCGAGTGCAGTCCATTCGATCGACGACGGCTGGCTTTGCCGGTCTCAATTTCCCGCGTCACTTCGAGTTAACGCCGGACGGACGGTTCGGGTATCTGGGCAGTTCCGCAACGATCTATGTCGTCTCGCGAGATCAGGCGACTGGCCTGTTGACGTTTGCATCGAAGTTAAACCCAGGCGACGCGGGACCATCGGGACAGACCGGTTCGACTTCGTTCGTGGCCAGCCCCGATAGTCGGTGGTTGTACGCGTCCGGTCCCAGCGCTGGATTCTCTGTGTTTGCGATTGACCAAAGCGACGGTTCACTCGCTCTGACGCAACAGTTTGTCAGCGGAGAAAACGGTGCATCGGGTTTGAATTCAGTTGCGAATGTTGCCGTGACTCCCGACGGGTCCCAGGTATTTGTCACCACGGATCCCGATCGTGAACTGCAAATCTATGACGTCATCCCAGGCACGGGACGCTTGGTTTTGACGCAAACCTTCACGACGGTTTACAACAGCGAAGACACAGCGTTCTCGCCGGATGGGAACTTCGCCTATGTCGCCGAAACGGATTTTTCCTACATCCGTCTGTACCAACGCGACCCGCTGACTGGAACATGGAACTATCTGAGTCGGACTCAGTACAGTTCGGGTGACGCGTCGGGAATCGATATCAGCACTGATGGCCGATTCATTTACTTGGCCAATGAAGTCACCCATTCGATCACCGTTTTGCAGCGAAATGAAACCACCGGTGCATTGACAGCCGTACAAACATTGCTCGACGAAGCCCCTCATTCTGCGCTCAGCGGCGTTCGCCAAGTCATCGTGACTCCGGATGACCAAGAAGTGTTTGCGGTTTCCTACAACGACGGTGCTTTGACGCGTTTCGGACGTGTCAGCGGGACCACATCCGTCGTCGCTCGTGACATCACCACAAATTTCGTCAACAACAACGGTGGTGATTTTGGTGTCTTCAATTCGCCGCCCACCGTCGTCTCGCTGTTGGCCGACGGGCCGAATCCGACTGGCGCCGACACGGCAACGTTCACGTTGACGTTTGACGAATCGGTTTCGGGCGTTGACCTGACTGATTTCAGTCTCGTCGAAACTGGCATCACAGGATCGACAATCGCCAGCGTGACCGGTGGCCCGGCGCAGTACACCGTCACGGTCAATACCGGGACTAGCCAAGGCACGGTGCAGTTGATCCTGGACGACGACGATTCGATCGTCGATTTGGGTGGACAGCCACTGGCCGGAACGGGCGACAACGGCTCGACTGGGTCGGCCTTGCTGAGCGTTAACAAGACACCGCCGGTCGTATCGTCGATCACTGGGACCACCCCGCTGCAAACAACCGCGTCTACGGTTTCCTTTGCCGTTGCATTTTCGAAACCGGTCACAGGTGTTGACGCCGGAGACTTTGCCTTGGATGTCACCGGGCTGACGACGCCTGCGCTGGTCAGCGTCACCGAGTCGACGCCAAGTCTGTATCTGGTCGAAGTTTCCACGGGCCCCGGCGAAGGCACGTTGCAATTGAATCTGGTCGACAACTCGACGATCACAGACCTTGATTCAATCGGATTGTTGAGCGGTTTTGGTGACGGCGACACTTACACGATCGATCGCACGGATCCGACGTCGGTTTCGCTGGCACCCGCCACCGAATCGCGATCGGGCGACTTTGAGGTTCGGTTTGTGGCCACGTTTTCGGAATCCGTCAGCGGTTTAGATACGTCTGATTTCTCGCTCACGTCGACCGGTCTGGTGGGCGCCGAAATCATCGGGGTCGAAGGTTCCGGTGCGACGTACAATGTGATCGTAACGACCGGGGACGGCGTCGGCACCGTGGGCGTGTCGCTGATCGACGACGACTCGGTGACCGATGGTGCGGGAAACCCGCTGGGCGGTCCTGGGGCGGGTAACAGCAATGTCTCCAGCCCACTTCATACGACGCTCCGCTCAACGCCATTTGTCATTTCGCCGACCACATTTGTCGACGAGCTTGATGGCGATACGACCTCGTTGGCGGCACTAAGGTCCAGTCCAGGCGGCAGCGGGATATCACTGCGTGAAGTGATCGTGGCGGCCAACCAGTCGCCTGAGCGGGTCCACGTCAACTTGTCCGCAGGAACCTATACATTGTCGATCTCGGGCAGTCGTGAAGACGTGGGATTGTCCGGTGATTTGGACATCACCGAAGACCTGACCATCATCGGAGTCGCGAGCGAGACGGTCATCGATGCGTCCGGACTGGGTGACCGCGCGATCGACTTAGGCTACTACACAGCCCTGCACATGCACGGAGTCACCGTGACTGGCGGTACTGCATCGGGCGCAACGGCGACGGGCGACTATCGCGGTGGCGGGCTACGTTCAGACTTCGGAACAGCGTTGTACCTTGACCAGGTCAACTTTCACGACAACACCGCGATCTCATCGAACTCGGGATCCGGCGGCGCGTTGGATTTGTTCGGCACCACAACGATCGTTCACTCCACGTTCAAGAACAACGAATCTAAAAACGACGGCGGCGCGATCGCAACGGCAGGTAGCCAAGGCACGTTGACCATTTTGGCGTCCACTTTCGACGGCAACAACGGACCCGGCGGTGGAGCAATCTATTCGGTCCAAAGCTTACTGATCCAAGACAGCCTATTCACCGGCAACAACGCCACCTTGCCGACGCCCAACGGAAGCAACGGAGGTGCGATTAACGCCAACGCTGGTTCGAGCGTGACGATCACCAACAGCACGTTTACGGGCCACGTTTCAGGTTTTGGCGGAGCTATGTACCTGACTGGCGATGCCAACATTTCCAACAGTACGATCGTCAACAATTCCAGCCCGAATTGGGGCGGTGGAATTTACTTTGGCGGGTCTGCTTCGAAGACGCTACAGATCGGCAATTCAATCATTGCGGGCAACACGTCCGTCAACGGCGGCCCCAACGTTTACGGGACGCTCACAAGTCTTGGAGGCAATTTGGTCGTCGGCACTTCGGGATCAACTGGCTTTGGTGTCAGTGGCGATATCTTTCCATCCGACGCGATGCTTGAATCGCTTTCCGATAACGGCGGACCAACAATGACGCATCTCCCGCTTGCTGGCAGTCCCGCCATCGATGCCGGCAGCAATGCGATTGCAACCGATCGTGACGCACGCGGCATCGCTCGTCCGCAAGGTACAGCCGTGGACATCGGCGCCGTCGAACTCTTCGTTGGCAGCAACCAAGCACCGACGGCGGCCGACGACTCGGTCAGCACTAGCGAAGACACCGCAATCACTTTTGACGCCCGCACCGGCGACACCGATCTCGAAGGCGACACGCTGTCGGTCACCCTGCTGCAGTCACCTCGATATGGCGTCGCCACCGTCGGCGGCGACCAACTGGTCACCTACACGCCGTCGACCGACTTCTCTGGATCCGACAAACTGGTCTATCAGATCACCGACCATGCCGGCGACGTCGATTTAGCGACCGTCATCATTTCGGTTTCGCCACAAAACGATGCACCGAAAACCGTTGATGACGCGATCGAAGCCGTCCGTGAAACGTCAACCATCATCGCTGTGCTTGCCAACGATAGCGATGTGGAAGGCGATCCGTTTACGATCGAGTCGTTCACTCAGCCCACAAGCGGTGTCGTCACAGACAACGGCGACGGCACGCTGGCATACACCGGCAACACGGGCTTCATCGGTACCGACACGTTCACCTACACGGCAACCGACGGAAACGACGTCTCTGCCTCGGCAACGGTGACCGTGAATGTGTCGGCGATTCCAGTCGCCAATGATGACTGGTTCAACGTCGAAGAGAGCGGCGAGCTACGGTTCTTTGCCTTCCTGAACAACACGTCGCTGATCATGAACAGCGACTCAGGCGACTGGATCGGACAAGGCTTGTCGTACGATTTTGATGCCAGCAATTCTGGGATCTCCGTCAGCTACAACCGGGTGACCAGTTCGAACAGTCCCGACCAATGGCGAATCGGCGTCGATGTCAACAACTACACCGGCGCCAGCGGGTTTGCCGGCGACAATTTCGACATGGACTTTGTGGCCAAGGAAGGTGACGAAATCACGGTTGGCAGTTACACCGGCGCGACGCGTTGGCCGTTCAACGATCCGGCCAATCCAGGCATCGACATTTCCGCGACTGGCCGTGGGTGCAATACGATTCTGGGCGACTTCGACATCGACGCTTTGGACTTGCGAACATCAGGCCGTGTCGCACGGCTGGAGATGAGTTTTCAACAGCAATGTGGTGCCAACATCACGCCGACGTCACCCGGACTGACCGGCACGCTGGTGTACTCAAGTCCCTCCTACGCGCACAGCATCCTGACCAACGACGTCGATGACGATAGCGATGCTCTATCGGCGGTTTTGGAAACAGGCCCGAATCACGGGACACTGGAATTGCGCAGCGACGGCAGCGTGATCTACGTCGCCGACACCGGCTACACCGGCCCCGACTTGTTCACGTATCGCGCCGTCGATCCGCTGGGACTGCTATCCGCTCCGGCCACGGTTTCGCTCAGCGTCACCGGCATTAACGAGGCACCGGTCGTGACGGCGATCACACCACTCGATTCGACCAATACGTCCGGAACCTCCGTCCGCTACCAGTTGGACTTTAACGAGCCCGTCTACCTCGCACAAAGCAGCTTGAATTTGGTCACGACTGGCTTGACCGGGGCGACGATCGACAGCATCCAAACCAACGGCAGTCGCGCATCCTACATCGTGACGATCGATGCTGGCAGCGGCAACGGCACCGCTCAGTTGCAAGTGATCGACGACAATATCACCAAGGACTTCGCCGAACTTCCACTCGGTGGTCCTAGTGCTGGCGACGGCAACTTCACGAGCGCGGCGACCTACAACATTGAAACCAATCCGCTGCGCGACATCATCGGCGACGTTTACATCGACGCAAACTTGAACGGCGGGCGCGACGCAGGCGAACTGGGTGCCGGCGGACAGAGTGTGTACATCGATGCGAACGACAACCAGACACTAGACGCTGGCGAAACGATCGCGATCACCGACGCGGCCGGCCACTACGTGCTCGCCGACCAGCCGCTTGGCACTTACACCGTTGCAGTCGCCGACCAGCCCGGATGGTTCACCACCGC
The DNA window shown above is from Rubripirellula reticaptiva and carries:
- a CDS encoding ABC transporter ATP-binding protein, translated to MTETQTPRRPMIEAVGLSKFYGPFAAARDVTFSVGEGELVAFLGPNGAGKSTTMKMLTGYIAASEGTARIAGHNMMEDRIEGSRHLGYLPENGPLYPEMTPLTMLEFFADARGMSKAMKKDRIEKVVDICDLSSVLYKAVSKLSKGFKQRVGMSQALLHEPDVLILDEPTAGLDPNQIRGVRATMKRLSETKTILLSTHILQEVEAMADRVVMINEGRVVYDGDVTKLREIGSGDLDNAFHTLTTSS
- a CDS encoding SdrD B-like domain-containing protein translates to MALGKSVLRQASTSSKRRVRDQKRRRLFLETLETRRVLATLTGAVWDDVDGDGLRDVADHGLAGVSVYVDSNNDGVRDAGEPTTVTVADDPSTTSIDEAGTYSLSGLATGQVDVRIDIAGNFRASSPLTAADGTLPLELFENLPVPTGISGSSPIDIDVSPNGNVAVVGWGTSSRVSSFYRNPIDGSLSHIGEIYNPNLNGITDVTFHPNGKFVYVAARVADAINVMSVAPNGALSWVDAETFSDNSDLDQVRSLVVTPDGSQLVAVAPQAQSMLVYDINSVNGTLTLAQTVKQGVDGVTNLPGPAKIAISPDGSLIAVTNYTGNNDLQFFDRDVATGALSPGQTAIDFNNSYFTIYQVAFSADGKNLYIADSSNFIRTLDRDPTTGGVTLAGSTDLGALSPEFLVTSPDGSSVFVTAPGSDAMIHLSRDSTDGSLTIQQTFLNTTDVSLLDAPQGITVSPDGRNVYAVATTGKRLINFSIDQAGRSASSRLVELVAGETAADVNFSTTIDSPMVTSFASILSGPIDATTVDFQVQFSEPVTGVDVSAFQFHQTTFTNASIDAVTGSGANWTVTVSTPTGQGFLQLELVDNNLIRDADSAALGGAGTGSVVARSNRILVDSVPPNVLAIAPFSNTSAGATEIDFYVSFDEPVTGLDVGDLSTTDTGAVVSTVLSVTPTSDPQVFVATIGVTGIPGTVALNLTDDDSIVDAGLKALGGIGTSGPGNGSFVSSVVVIDTPAIRGTIWSDANQNGRRDVEESGLADAIIFADLNDNGLRDAAEPMAVSIADNLSTTGVDESGQYTISGLAATTTYSILIDNAIHTQTNPVAFSQDDGLLTYKDDFIAKAQPDISLLSAETVIASDDGRHLYTTSLNGHTLGVFERDFSNDTFTRVQSIRSTTAGFAGLNFPRHFELTPDGRFGYLGSSATIYVVSRDQATGLLTFASKLNPGDAGPSGQTGSTSFVASPDSRWLYASGPSAGFSVFAIDQSDGSLALTQQFVSGENGASGLNSVANVAVTPDGSQVFVTTDPDRELQIYDVIPGTGRLVLTQTFTTVYNSEDTAFSPDGNFAYVAETDFSYIRLYQRDPLTGTWNYLSRTQYSSGDASGIDISTDGRFIYLANEVTHSITVLQRNETTGALTAVQTLLDEAPHSALSGVRQVIVTPDDQEVFAVSYNDGALTRFGRVSGTTSVVARDITTNFVNNNGGDFGVFNSPPTVVSLLADGPNPTGADTATFTLTFDESVSGVDLTDFSLVETGITGSTIASVTGGPAQYTVTVNTGTSQGTVQLILDDDDSIVDLGGQPLAGTGDNGSTGSALLSVNKTPPVVSSITGTTPLQTTASTVSFAVAFSKPVTGVDAGDFALDVTGLTTPALVSVTESTPSLYLVEVSTGPGEGTLQLNLVDNSTITDLDSIGLLSGFGDGDTYTIDRTDPTSVSLAPATESRSGDFEVRFVATFSESVSGLDTSDFSLTSTGLVGAEIIGVEGSGATYNVIVTTGDGVGTVGVSLIDDDSVTDGAGNPLGGPGAGNSNVSSPLHTTLRSTPFVISPTTFVDELDGDTTSLAALRSSPGGSGISLREVIVAANQSPERVHVNLSAGTYTLSISGSREDVGLSGDLDITEDLTIIGVASETVIDASGLGDRAIDLGYYTALHMHGVTVTGGTASGATATGDYRGGGLRSDFGTALYLDQVNFHDNTAISSNSGSGGALDLFGTTTIVHSTFKNNESKNDGGAIATAGSQGTLTILASTFDGNNGPGGGAIYSVQSLLIQDSLFTGNNATLPTPNGSNGGAINANAGSSVTITNSTFTGHVSGFGGAMYLTGDANISNSTIVNNSSPNWGGGIYFGGSASKTLQIGNSIIAGNTSVNGGPNVYGTLTSLGGNLVVGTSGSTGFGVSGDIFPSDAMLESLSDNGGPTMTHLPLAGSPAIDAGSNAIATDRDARGIARPQGTAVDIGAVELFVGSNQAPTAADDSVSTSEDTAITFDARTGDTDLEGDTLSVTLLQSPRYGVATVGGDQLVTYTPSTDFSGSDKLVYQITDHAGDVDLATVIISVSPQNDAPKTVDDAIEAVRETSTIIAVLANDSDVEGDPFTIESFTQPTSGVVTDNGDGTLAYTGNTGFIGTDTFTYTATDGNDVSASATVTVNVSAIPVANDDWFNVEESGELRFFAFLNNTSLIMNSDSGDWIGQGLSYDFDASNSGISVSYNRVTSSNSPDQWRIGVDVNNYTGASGFAGDNFDMDFVAKEGDEITVGSYTGATRWPFNDPANPGIDISATGRGCNTILGDFDIDALDLRTSGRVARLEMSFQQQCGANITPTSPGLTGTLVYSSPSYAHSILTNDVDDDSDALSAVLETGPNHGTLELRSDGSVIYVADTGYTGPDLFTYRAVDPLGLLSAPATVSLSVTGINEAPVVTAITPLDSTNTSGTSVRYQLDFNEPVYLAQSSLNLVTTGLTGATIDSIQTNGSRASYIVTIDAGSGNGTAQLQVIDDNITKDFAELPLGGPSAGDGNFTSAATYNIETNPLRDIIGDVYIDANLNGGRDAGELGAGGQSVYIDANDNQTLDAGETIAITDAAGHYVLADQPLGTYTVAVADQPGWFTTAASTGSATLVYSGGDVTLDMGIEENLTQISGLVYRDDDANGMWSGTEVGLGEWVIFLDANQNGQLDTGETSVLSQRDDPNTPGVDETGYYSFADLPIGDHYVTIVPQTNVHATTPTMGWVTIADSNDVGLVDFGMYPLDTRISGVLFEDTNLSGTLDSGEAALSGFTVYLDANANGVFDSGETSVVTTADDPGTLADDETGRFEFIDLDEGNHLVAVVGQPGHLFLNPISLVLGFGSEPLEIELPIEANLTEISGTVFDDIDSDGIRQAGESGLAGWLVFVDLNSNGSYNAGEPYMHTLADDANTAGVDELGTFSFTNLDLGNYSVAVQPPTGFLITGSASFAGTLASSTDQFSGDFGAHFNGADVGGILFDDLNGDGFQDTGELPLAGLVVFADYNGDGAAGASEPSDTTAADGSYLLANVIAGETAISIITTEPQIVTSDVAPIPRLFVEYGQGIRELNPRDGSVLNYLSVNVSPTHGVELSGLAFDGTNLYAMDSFLDVVLVIDPNNDGTLSTNILYTLDLNNQSNQSITGLAVIGTTLYALDENTDTILTYDLATNTLGASFNIQALNVSTTHHPGGFNLNSGLGESADGTQLAVSTTDQYRLYIDPATGLITGSDVGLNVNDVGSGLAGASNRIYSGRSNAYGIKVHDTAGGFLTQLGYYGTAESLAAGPSGRVGTLLTVVADQDVTELDMGLASSVGSITGTQFTDANGNGVFDTGELPVAGVTVFVDTNGNFWPDAGEPQATSGIDGTYTITGVAPGPQTVRAIAPEHYRVGDAYAAEDRLYVAYGGSNLGGGFYHLMIRQIDPIDGSVLATIPTTIPIRFGMEITFHGNSFIVVDNWNDQVHEVAMDGELIETVPLGDSDGEGGFFTAEDYGATVIGNSIISVRKIGGDLFLMQYDREGNQFSARRPVSITPSSIGLVAPSVWTTGVGRSADGQSIVISGDNSAVALTIDVATGEGILSREQFTDVDARDSLGGEMFLAFDGSPISVIDSTGNINRTLSIPAYPFGIGTGVFRDNGLQVSVTAGETQTALDHGFNSMLSTVSGTVTEGTAFQGAQVYIDVNGNGQFDLAEPNATTGADGTYTITDVVAGEHIVRQVELSGRTTIVAGSDVTRLFVYTSNNQLDSTIAEIDTETGVTLQEIAAPGPANQATGMAVEGGKIFLSKNASMFVVDAATGQMIDEIPIPSGVHKGLAILDSVAYLHDSSTGTLKTFDLQTRRVTNSIQLNGLIPGYSQSGLGGLGESPDGQSLIITAGTYAYQIDPVTGSVIADLGQIYPGVGIASAGGLLFEPHQFSGSLMLSIAVRDQTGQLIRSIPVQITNSVQALGAESVAASAHRISVYGGDNFANLDFDNVADTGTISGMQFIDSNANGIVDAGEVPQAGVVVFVDDNANGFPDAGESQTISQADGSYVLTDVPTGNSLVRTITPANHRPTVVSYSADRLFATGRITDGNSPTGYIMDVREIDPATGNVMTVAHTDLPISYSHSTAFDGQQLIVIDNTLDSLFKIGLDGTLIETVPLPWVGNDILFVNGPVMARGAIYVLASSGEQQWIYRFDTESNQFVEPKALTLLLPAGDTPPQFSTSLSESVDGQSIIAYASDQRAFTIDPATGRTTSVVELAETQGFDYAATAVGQELFVGSSGSSGTLVYNDAWVLQRTMTTNFTRQGFGGGLYEDSGLVVSVSSGQTTADVSFGYRSTLGTISGTILDDVNSDGISDVGDQPRVGVDVFLDSNRNGVLDAGEVFVTTDAAGTYTFTGITPGDHQVQVVTTSDERSVTTAGQATRLFTTQSGSGVGPTVIRELDPISGAVLNTFDAPEDVGNAGLALDQHALYFATQDDLYSLDPDTGEVFAYLELPNGDYTGAAAVGGHVFVVEPNTNKILKIEPLSQTVVATFTSTFDLTGTLGESFDGTKLIASTANNGVVAIDPVDGSEDSNVNFLWMDAGSGAAAGEHYHGSQGKIQIRNQQNQLTRTLPTAYHPSYASGLAVAEVPHREARLNMAADATISGVDFLIRSGLATSDIELSATSINENIDTSAADVMFAELSAVDASPIGQYFFSLAIGNGDDDNEKFVIVGNELRIKQNEVIDYETQPTYQVRVFVGDNSQVLMEKELTLSVNNLIEMSTNGPSGNGITIANGTSQRSRVDSVTVEFDSAVTVEPGAFEIVNLTDPTQIVSVTLAPASTSTAAVLSFAGSSVDAFGSLKDGNYRLIIHESLIHDGAGNYLDANHDGETDGQMTDDFFRLYGDRDGNREVGYVDFLYFRGSYGSSSTSDENLSAFDLNTNGIVDYYDYLFFRGSYGKKILP